A genomic segment from Streptomyces antibioticus encodes:
- a CDS encoding penicillin-binding transpeptidase domain-containing protein, which produces MTRHIRHAAFFCALLLVALLVNALRVQVVRAGVYDGNPANRRDSIARYGQPRGDILVGGAAVTGSRDTGEQLRFERTYRDGPLYAPVTGFASQEYGTTFLEHAEDGVLSGADPLLAPFPLWNDMTRGRPAGGNVVTTLDERAQRAAYEGLHGRKGAVAAVEPATGRILALVSSPSYDPSVLSGNDAGAERAWARLNGDPDQPMLNRAVRQTYPPGSTFKVVTAAAALDAGVIRDLDEPTLSPAPYTLPGTRTRLTNEGEGCRDAPLRVAFEWSCNTVFAKLGVDVGLARMTRTAEAFGFNRADLRIPYSAATSTFDTSLDRAQLALSSIGQYNTRATPLQMAMVSAAVANGGLLRDPYLVERTTRRGGATVASAGSRPARQAMLPSTARRMRELMEDVVREGTGTNAAIPGAVVGGKTGTAQHGVGNAGTPYAWFVSWAQGEREFEPGVAVAVVVEDASARRGDITGGGVAAPIARAVMEAVLSP; this is translated from the coding sequence GTGACCCGGCACATCCGGCACGCGGCCTTCTTCTGCGCGCTGCTGCTGGTGGCCCTCCTGGTCAACGCGCTGCGCGTGCAGGTCGTGCGGGCCGGTGTCTACGACGGCAACCCGGCCAACCGGCGGGACTCCATCGCCCGTTACGGCCAGCCCCGCGGGGACATCCTGGTCGGCGGCGCCGCGGTGACCGGCTCCCGGGACACCGGAGAGCAGTTGCGCTTCGAACGGACGTACCGCGACGGGCCGTTGTACGCACCGGTGACCGGGTTCGCCTCGCAGGAGTACGGGACGACGTTCCTGGAGCACGCCGAGGACGGGGTGCTCTCCGGCGCCGATCCGCTGCTCGCGCCGTTCCCGCTGTGGAACGACATGACACGGGGCCGCCCGGCCGGCGGGAACGTCGTCACGACCCTCGACGAGCGGGCCCAGCGTGCCGCCTACGAGGGGCTGCACGGCCGCAAGGGCGCGGTCGCGGCGGTGGAACCGGCGACGGGGCGGATCCTGGCGCTGGTGTCGAGTCCGTCGTACGACCCGTCGGTGCTGTCCGGGAACGACGCCGGGGCCGAGCGGGCCTGGGCGCGGCTGAACGGCGATCCGGACCAGCCGATGCTCAACCGGGCGGTCCGGCAGACGTATCCGCCGGGGTCGACCTTCAAGGTGGTCACCGCGGCGGCGGCGCTGGACGCGGGGGTGATCCGGGATCTGGACGAACCGACCCTGTCCCCCGCGCCGTACACCCTGCCCGGGACCAGGACGCGGCTGACGAACGAGGGCGAGGGCTGCCGGGACGCCCCGCTGCGGGTGGCGTTCGAGTGGTCGTGCAACACGGTGTTCGCGAAGCTCGGGGTGGACGTGGGGCTGGCCCGGATGACGCGTACGGCGGAGGCGTTCGGCTTCAACCGCGCCGATCTGCGGATCCCGTACTCGGCGGCCACGAGCACCTTCGACACCTCGCTGGACCGGGCGCAGTTGGCGCTGTCGTCGATCGGGCAGTACAACACGCGGGCGACGCCGTTGCAGATGGCGATGGTGTCGGCGGCGGTGGCCAACGGGGGGCTGCTGCGGGATCCGTACCTGGTGGAGCGGACCACCCGGCGGGGCGGGGCGACGGTGGCCTCGGCCGGGTCGCGTCCGGCGCGGCAGGCGATGCTGCCGTCCACGGCGCGGCGGATGCGGGAGCTGATGGAGGACGTGGTGCGCGAGGGCACCGGGACGAACGCGGCGATCCCCGGCGCGGTCGTCGGCGGCAAGACCGGCACCGCCCAGCACGGGGTCGGCAACGCGGGCACGCCGTACGCCTGGTTCGTGTCCTGGGCGCAGGGCGAGCGGGAGTTCGAGCCGGGGGTGGCGGTCGCGGTGGTGGTGGAGGACGCGTCGGCGCGCCGCGGTGACATCACCGGGGGCGGGGTCGCGGCGCCGATCGCCCGGGCGGTGATGGAGGCGGTGCTCAGCCCGTGA
- a CDS encoding FtsW/RodA/SpoVE family cell cycle protein, with amino-acid sequence MTRAGVGAGTGARITVAAGDAPAAPVRLPRRRGIELSLIVLAVLLSVYGYCAVGLARNGTVPPGAAGYGAGLGVLALLAHTAVRLRAPYADPLLLPIGVLLNGIGLVLIYRLDLETPGDRGAPTQLVWSTLGVTFFILVVAALRDHRVLQRYAYVCVVAALALLTLPILFPAVNGARIWIRIAGFSIQPGEFAKVLLAVFFAAYLAANRTALAYAGRRFWCVQLPTGRVLGPIVAIWLLSVGVLVLERDLGTSLLFFGLFVVMLYVATGRTGWIAVGLLLASLGAVAVGRLEPHVHGRIEDWLHPFASIEAGLGPNQLAQSLFSFAAGGTFGTGLGLGHSHLIGFAVKSDFILATAGEELGLAGLSALFLLYGLLVERGFRTGLALRDPFGRLLAVGLASIVALQVFVIAGGVTGLIPLTGMAMPFLAQGGSSVVTNWAIVALLIRLSDSARRQYDDGKAAP; translated from the coding sequence ATGACGCGAGCCGGAGTCGGCGCCGGGACCGGTGCGCGGATCACGGTGGCGGCGGGCGACGCGCCCGCCGCCCCGGTCCGCCTCCCCCGGCGCCGGGGCATCGAGCTGTCCCTGATCGTCCTGGCCGTCCTGCTGTCGGTGTACGGCTACTGCGCGGTCGGGCTCGCCAGGAACGGCACGGTCCCGCCCGGCGCCGCCGGCTACGGCGCCGGGCTCGGCGTGCTGGCGCTGCTGGCCCACACCGCCGTACGGCTGCGCGCCCCGTACGCCGATCCGCTGCTGCTGCCCATCGGGGTGCTGCTCAACGGGATCGGCCTGGTCCTGATCTACCGGCTGGACCTGGAGACGCCCGGCGACCGGGGGGCGCCCACGCAGTTGGTGTGGTCCACCCTCGGCGTCACGTTCTTCATCCTGGTCGTGGCGGCGCTGCGCGACCACCGGGTGCTCCAGCGGTACGCGTACGTGTGCGTGGTGGCGGCGCTCGCCCTGCTCACCCTGCCGATCCTCTTCCCGGCCGTGAACGGCGCCCGGATCTGGATCAGGATCGCCGGATTCTCCATCCAGCCGGGCGAGTTCGCGAAGGTGCTGCTCGCGGTGTTCTTCGCGGCGTACCTGGCGGCGAACCGCACGGCGCTGGCGTACGCGGGCCGCAGGTTCTGGTGCGTGCAACTGCCGACCGGCCGGGTGCTCGGCCCGATCGTGGCGATCTGGCTGCTGAGCGTCGGCGTGCTGGTGCTGGAGCGGGACCTCGGCACGTCCCTGCTGTTCTTCGGCCTCTTCGTGGTCATGCTGTACGTCGCCACCGGCCGCACCGGCTGGATCGCGGTGGGGCTGCTGCTGGCGTCGCTGGGCGCGGTCGCCGTGGGCCGGCTGGAGCCGCACGTCCACGGCCGGATCGAGGACTGGCTGCATCCGTTCGCCTCGATCGAGGCGGGGCTCGGCCCCAACCAGCTCGCCCAGTCGCTGTTCTCCTTCGCGGCGGGCGGCACCTTCGGCACCGGTCTCGGCCTCGGCCACTCGCATCTCATCGGCTTCGCCGTGAAGTCCGACTTCATCCTGGCGACGGCGGGCGAGGAACTGGGCCTGGCCGGCCTTTCGGCACTCTTCCTGCTGTACGGGCTGCTGGTCGAGCGCGGTTTCCGGACGGGGCTGGCCCTGCGCGACCCGTTCGGCCGGCTGCTGGCGGTGGGGCTCGCCTCGATCGTGGCGCTCCAGGTGTTCGTGATCGCGGGCGGGGTGACCGGGCTGATCCCGCTGACCGGGATGGCGATGCCGTTCCTGGCGCAGGGCGGCTCCTCGGTGGTCACCAACTGGGCGATCGTGGCGCTGCTGATCCGGCTGAGCGACTCGGCGCGACGGCAGTACGACGACGGGAAGGCGGCGCCATGA